A DNA window from Niabella yanshanensis contains the following coding sequences:
- a CDS encoding histidine kinase codes for MSFLKGCILLLVLVIAASSAYCGHIPADSWKTVFSRKAGTITVLWNEIEPFIYRDKDGRLIGVEYELIEGFKSFLSSHYKIDLQINWKELEKFDQIYPQIQNSAQPGLFAVSYYSITAERKSEVKFSPPYMPDLNVLVTNNSVPLFTSPKQLAKSIISMHGFTQPGTTMEMDMNKIRQAYYPDLPITYNRKDDYAILEQVAGNASSFAYVPVSIYVVALQRGMKVKRQRLFDVHREGFAAIYPVNSDWTKPVEEYFNSFECKSLVASLIRKYLGEEVAPMILEVSAPRNIGEQPDDIELLTKEREIVTQRLMNQAAELEKQKSLHKMVLLLLACLIIVAALLYGRFRIKNKLNQKLQQRNRLISNQNVQIENMNHMLKLKVLQARMNPHFLFNSLNSIQYFIIMNDKKISLEYISRFSAFLRKLIRYGDELMITAADEAALLKEYLWLEQTRFPGRFEYVIEISDDSRALNILPLLTHSLVEKALYSSILNLEPTSKGMLRISFQNSADQLIASIKSNGISRADAEILRNKKGLEEADPEETLNKRIQLYNQQGKSKIAIHYKEENKANEARIEIPQPLF; via the coding sequence ATGTCTTTTCTAAAAGGCTGTATATTGCTGCTCGTATTGGTAATAGCTGCTTCATCGGCATACTGCGGGCACATTCCTGCAGATTCCTGGAAAACTGTGTTCTCCCGGAAAGCTGGTACGATAACCGTTTTATGGAATGAAATTGAACCTTTTATTTACAGGGATAAAGATGGACGTCTGATAGGGGTTGAATATGAGCTGATCGAAGGTTTCAAATCGTTCCTTTCGTCTCATTATAAAATTGATCTGCAAATCAACTGGAAAGAGCTCGAAAAATTTGATCAGATTTATCCTCAAATCCAAAATTCTGCTCAGCCGGGCTTATTTGCGGTTTCTTATTATTCGATCACTGCAGAACGAAAGAGTGAAGTAAAGTTTTCCCCGCCCTACATGCCTGATTTGAATGTTCTGGTAACCAACAACAGCGTCCCTTTGTTTACATCCCCGAAACAATTAGCAAAATCCATTATTTCCATGCACGGCTTTACACAACCCGGTACCACCATGGAAATGGATATGAATAAAATCAGGCAAGCTTACTATCCTGATCTTCCCATCACCTACAACCGGAAAGATGATTATGCGATTTTAGAGCAGGTTGCCGGTAATGCTTCATCCTTTGCATATGTTCCTGTGAGTATTTACGTAGTGGCACTGCAAAGAGGCATGAAAGTTAAGCGTCAACGATTATTTGATGTACACCGGGAAGGATTTGCCGCTATATATCCCGTCAATAGCGACTGGACAAAGCCCGTTGAAGAGTATTTCAATTCATTTGAATGTAAATCACTGGTGGCTTCTTTAATCAGGAAATACCTGGGAGAAGAAGTAGCGCCCATGATTCTTGAGGTTTCGGCGCCACGCAACATTGGTGAACAGCCTGATGACATCGAACTCCTGACCAAAGAGCGCGAAATAGTGACCCAAAGACTAATGAACCAGGCAGCCGAACTCGAAAAACAGAAGTCCCTTCATAAGATGGTGCTGCTGCTGCTGGCTTGCTTAATTATTGTTGCAGCTCTTTTATACGGGCGGTTCCGGATAAAAAACAAATTAAATCAAAAACTGCAACAACGAAACCGGCTTATCAGTAATCAGAATGTACAGATTGAAAATATGAATCATATGCTCAAGCTGAAAGTATTACAGGCGCGTATGAACCCTCATTTCCTATTCAACTCACTCAATTCAATTCAATATTTCATCATAATGAATGATAAAAAAATATCCCTGGAATACATTTCCCGGTTTTCAGCATTTTTAAGAAAGCTGATCCGCTACGGAGATGAGTTGATGATTACAGCCGCCGATGAGGCTGCATTGCTAAAGGAATACTTATGGCTGGAGCAAACCCGTTTTCCCGGACGGTTTGAATATGTTATTGAAATAAGTGATGACAGCAGGGCTCTCAATATATTACCATTACTCACACATAGCCTGGTGGAAAAAGCCTTGTATTCCAGCATCCTCAATCTGGAACCCACATCTAAAGGGATGCTTCGTATATCTTTTCAGAATAGTGCAGACCAACTTATTGCAAGCATTAAAAGTAACGGGATAAGCCGCGCGGATGCAGAAATTTTACGAAATAAAAAAGGACTGGAAGAGGCAGACCCTGAGGAAACACTTAACAAAAGAATTCAACTGTACAACCAACAGGGCAAAAGCAAAATAGCCATTCATTATAAAGAAGAAAACAAGGCAAACGAAGCAAGAATAGAAATACCTCAACCACTTTTTTAA
- a CDS encoding flavin-containing monooxygenase, producing MKTIGIIGAGISGLASAKAFHERGYSVTVFEKSDAIGGVWDRNRFYLNVSTQTTKNEYAYSDFPMPSHYHEWPTGDQMNEYLNSYARHFGIDGLIQCNTAVTKMEYANGRWHLTTIRTPGNTTHVFSFDFIVISTGTFSNPYIPDFPGMEEYQAAGGQILHSSEVRHKGILEKKHVTVVGFAKSATDIATQAADLSSSCTLLFRKAQWKVPRFFASAVNLKYLLFSRFSEAFFLPYHKSGFQQFLHSIGQPLVWMQWRLIEQLLITQFRLKKCGLLPKHRIEDQISCSLGVAPEGFYKKVRTGKINTIQSEIDYFTSDGIVLKNGRKIQTDVVVFGTGFKQSLPYLNASQLEMIRNSNGQFNLYRNIINTRLPAIGFVGFNSSLFSTLTSEVAANWLAEYVSGHINLPRESVIKEELDLIEQWKIKKRPIATEFSGLCVAPFNFQHLDRLMQDMGLPVKVSKYWGYNFFKPINPKDYNKLLNRLRPPSHKATPGSSNTLSLQKEKTPIKSTLQEAEY from the coding sequence ATGAAAACAATCGGTATAATAGGTGCGGGCATTAGTGGGCTTGCCTCAGCTAAAGCATTTCATGAACGCGGGTACAGCGTGACCGTTTTTGAAAAAAGCGATGCTATTGGAGGTGTATGGGACAGAAACAGGTTTTATCTTAACGTATCCACCCAGACAACAAAAAACGAATATGCATATTCCGATTTCCCTATGCCTTCCCATTATCATGAATGGCCTACCGGAGACCAAATGAACGAATACCTTAACAGCTATGCCAGGCATTTTGGTATCGATGGGCTTATACAATGTAACACGGCAGTGACTAAAATGGAGTATGCCAATGGCAGATGGCATCTAACAACCATCCGTACGCCCGGGAATACTACACATGTCTTTTCTTTTGATTTCATTGTAATAAGCACAGGTACATTTAGTAATCCTTATATACCAGATTTTCCCGGTATGGAAGAGTACCAGGCCGCGGGAGGGCAAATCCTCCATTCATCGGAAGTAAGACACAAAGGAATACTGGAAAAAAAGCATGTAACTGTTGTCGGTTTTGCCAAATCAGCTACTGATATTGCTACACAAGCCGCCGACCTTTCTTCCTCCTGTACTTTATTATTTCGTAAGGCCCAATGGAAAGTGCCGCGTTTTTTTGCCAGCGCTGTCAATTTAAAATACTTGCTATTCTCCCGGTTTTCAGAAGCCTTTTTTCTACCCTACCATAAATCTGGGTTCCAACAATTTTTACACAGTATTGGCCAACCTTTGGTTTGGATGCAATGGCGGTTGATTGAACAATTACTTATAACACAATTTCGTCTTAAAAAATGTGGGTTGCTGCCAAAGCACCGTATTGAAGACCAGATCAGTTGCAGCCTTGGCGTAGCCCCCGAAGGATTCTACAAGAAAGTACGAACCGGAAAAATCAATACCATACAGTCAGAAATAGACTATTTCACCAGCGACGGCATTGTGCTGAAAAACGGCAGGAAGATCCAAACCGACGTTGTTGTTTTTGGTACCGGGTTTAAGCAAAGTCTTCCTTATTTAAATGCGTCACAACTTGAGATGATCAGGAATTCTAATGGTCAGTTCAATTTGTACCGGAATATCATCAATACGCGTCTTCCGGCTATTGGTTTTGTGGGATTCAACTCCAGTCTTTTTTCCACATTAACCTCTGAAGTGGCCGCTAACTGGCTCGCAGAATATGTAAGTGGCCATATAAACTTACCGCGTGAATCCGTTATAAAAGAAGAATTGGACCTGATAGAACAATGGAAGATTAAGAAAAGACCTATTGCAACGGAATTTAGCGGCTTGTGTGTTGCACCTTTTAATTTCCAGCATCTTGACCGGCTAATGCAAGATATGGGCCTTCCTGTGAAAGTAAGCAAATACTGGGGGTATAATTTTTTCAAACCGATCAATCCTAAAGATTATAACAAACTATTGAATCGCCTGCGGCCCCCTAGCCACAAAGCAACGCCGGGATCATCGAATACCCTTTCCCTGCAAAAAGAGAAGACACCGATAAAATCCACACTACAGGAAGCCGAATATTAA
- a CDS encoding serine hydrolase yields MKNLCKKTGIILAVTATTFTACQKPSDFVDQGFDPALFAANMRQSLDGKTVGWSFAISQNGKIVQYDADGSARLNTNGKEIPYTVTTRQATGSCSKTISALALLGALEAKEFDEYAYLADLLPSSWDIAEENRKITVRDLLTHKAGLKYFGNDYASLRKTMKTPTTGFGYFTKKKYDNVNYLMCRVLIPCVVNGKESYAKMTDEQADEAVSQSHRSYIREKIFKVAGLPDWQNINIGPWNASGTITEEAPDRQMTMYYNYSKPLLPGIMVYTTYKDAGAGGWFMNSPEMAQVLLTAESGKYVSSLMLDKMKDLLMGYDGFISGKRGDYHWKNGYWYDDETRGIFTVIMHFPNNVQIAWHTNSIQTDIGDPMGITGQAYDNAWR; encoded by the coding sequence ATGAAAAATTTATGTAAAAAAACAGGTATCATCCTGGCCGTTACCGCTACAACGTTTACAGCTTGTCAAAAGCCTTCTGATTTCGTCGACCAGGGATTTGATCCTGCACTTTTTGCTGCGAACATGCGCCAAAGCCTCGACGGGAAAACCGTTGGCTGGTCCTTTGCCATTTCCCAAAATGGAAAAATCGTTCAATACGATGCTGATGGTTCGGCTCGCCTCAATACTAACGGTAAAGAAATTCCGTACACAGTTACTACCCGCCAGGCCACCGGTAGCTGCAGCAAAACCATTTCGGCACTGGCGCTGCTGGGCGCGCTGGAGGCAAAAGAGTTTGATGAGTATGCTTACCTTGCAGATCTTTTACCTTCCTCATGGGATATTGCTGAGGAAAACCGGAAGATTACCGTTAGAGATTTGCTCACCCATAAGGCAGGTCTTAAATATTTTGGCAATGACTACGCTTCGTTGCGTAAAACAATGAAAACTCCTACTACAGGATTCGGTTATTTCACAAAAAAGAAATACGATAACGTTAATTACCTCATGTGCCGTGTTTTAATCCCATGCGTAGTAAATGGCAAGGAGAGTTATGCAAAGATGACTGATGAGCAGGCCGATGAAGCCGTATCGCAGTCGCATCGTAGTTATATACGTGAGAAGATCTTTAAAGTGGCCGGACTGCCTGACTGGCAAAATATCAATATCGGTCCCTGGAATGCCAGCGGCACAATCACCGAGGAGGCTCCTGACCGTCAGATGACCATGTATTATAATTATTCCAAACCACTGCTTCCGGGAATTATGGTCTATACCACTTATAAGGATGCAGGGGCAGGCGGCTGGTTCATGAATTCCCCGGAAATGGCACAGGTATTATTGACAGCTGAATCAGGAAAATACGTGTCGTCGCTCATGCTGGACAAAATGAAAGATCTGCTCATGGGCTACGACGGCTTTATATCTGGTAAAAGGGGCGACTATCATTGGAAAAATGGTTATTGGTATGACGATGAAACGCGTGGTATCTTTACTGTGATCATGCATTTTCCCAACAATGTGCAGATTGCATGGCATACCAATTCCATTCAAACTGATATTGGTGATCCAATGGGAATTACAGGCCAGGCCTATGATAATGCATGGCGTTAA
- a CDS encoding response regulator, which produces MCASNLLKSLHRPFREPGAEHSQLHPGTANAGRAVSAPPEAAPLFDKAQEVVQEYFRNLKMDPSRGTIEVNEQRFVLVRASALSKDFLETVLKLYADRGKEQAMEIGKNFLFDIAHAIGMNDARSFHQEMKLSDPLAKLSAGPIHFAFSGWAYVEISPESQLSPDEHFFLLYHHPYSFEADSWLRDNKKANTTVCIMNAGYSSGWCEESFGIPLTAVEVSCVAKGDDRCRFIMSPPDKIEAHLNHYFKNHKIRKNKKRSYTIPTFFDRKRVEEELERSRLIAEESAKVKSDFIATVSHELRTPLNAITGFSNLLRKTKLTPKQKEYLDIITHSGNNLLSIINDVLDLSRMDAGGFNIDTVPFHLGQLIDSSKVMFDNISLEKQISFQKNISDDCDIMVIGDPVRLSQILMNLIGNAFKFTEKGTVTLTCKLIKNTGATILAEFSIKDTGIGIPTDKLNLIFERFKQIDTDFTRLHKGFGLGLAITKKLVELQGGIISVKSKPGKGSHFTFSLPYLKYTDAKKLKPTKRKPSVSLPSSVKQILLIEDNVLNQKLTSAVLKNRNSRVTIANNGLEALALLDKQQFDIIIMDIQMPVMNGYEVARRIRRIMQLNTPIIAMTAHVLPGEKAKCLKAGMNDYLPKPFNEEELILKITQLAQAHITLKQQHIKERVRMLDLTMLARQTKNKRPLMNEMIATLNRELPVLMKRLSSAIDKDNSESIYKAAHNLRGAISLFGLPPQVSNNLLSLEKNAYAKKKKSNSKILYQQIEPLLLKAKDEAELLSVKSKLPIV; this is translated from the coding sequence ATGTGCGCCTCTAACCTCTTAAAAAGCCTGCATCGGCCCTTCCGGGAGCCCGGTGCCGAGCATTCACAGTTGCATCCTGGTACAGCCAATGCCGGCAGAGCGGTGAGCGCTCCGCCAGAAGCAGCACCTCTATTTGATAAAGCGCAGGAAGTAGTGCAGGAATATTTCAGGAATCTGAAAATGGATCCGTCGCGCGGAACTATTGAAGTTAATGAGCAACGTTTTGTATTGGTGCGTGCTTCTGCGCTCTCAAAAGATTTCCTGGAAACCGTTCTTAAATTGTATGCAGACAGGGGCAAAGAGCAGGCCATGGAGATCGGAAAAAACTTCCTGTTTGATATAGCGCATGCCATTGGCATGAATGATGCCAGAAGCTTCCACCAGGAAATGAAACTGAGCGATCCTCTTGCCAAATTATCGGCGGGTCCTATCCACTTTGCTTTTTCAGGATGGGCATATGTGGAAATATCTCCAGAAAGCCAATTGAGCCCCGATGAGCACTTTTTTCTTTTATACCATCACCCCTATTCTTTCGAAGCCGATTCCTGGTTGAGAGATAATAAAAAAGCTAACACCACTGTTTGCATTATGAATGCAGGCTATTCCTCAGGATGGTGCGAAGAGAGTTTCGGTATTCCGTTAACTGCGGTGGAAGTTTCCTGCGTTGCAAAAGGAGATGACCGGTGCCGCTTTATTATGTCGCCCCCTGACAAAATTGAAGCACATCTGAACCATTATTTTAAGAATCATAAAATACGAAAAAATAAAAAGCGCTCATATACTATACCGACCTTCTTTGACAGGAAAAGAGTGGAGGAAGAGCTGGAGCGTTCGCGGTTAATAGCGGAAGAATCTGCAAAAGTAAAATCTGACTTTATTGCAACAGTGAGTCACGAATTGCGAACACCTTTGAATGCCATAACCGGATTTTCCAATCTCCTGCGAAAAACAAAGTTGACGCCCAAACAAAAAGAATATTTAGATATAATAACCCATTCAGGAAACAACCTGCTATCTATCATCAATGATGTATTAGATCTTTCGAGAATGGACGCCGGCGGGTTTAATATTGATACGGTCCCCTTTCACCTGGGACAGCTTATTGACTCTTCAAAAGTCATGTTTGATAATATCTCTCTTGAAAAACAAATTTCTTTTCAAAAGAATATAAGTGATGATTGTGACATCATGGTAATCGGAGATCCTGTGCGCCTTTCACAAATCCTGATGAATCTTATAGGGAATGCATTCAAGTTTACTGAAAAAGGAACGGTAACCTTAACGTGTAAACTCATTAAAAACACGGGAGCAACAATATTAGCCGAATTCAGTATAAAAGATACAGGAATTGGCATACCCACGGATAAACTGAACCTGATATTTGAAAGATTTAAACAGATTGATACAGATTTTACACGTCTGCATAAAGGCTTCGGCCTTGGGCTTGCTATTACTAAAAAACTGGTGGAACTACAGGGAGGCATAATTTCTGTTAAAAGTAAACCGGGTAAAGGTTCTCATTTTACGTTTTCGCTGCCCTACCTCAAATACACCGATGCGAAAAAACTGAAACCGACAAAAAGAAAACCTTCTGTTTCGTTGCCCTCATCCGTAAAACAGATTTTGTTGATAGAGGACAATGTATTAAATCAAAAACTGACTTCGGCTGTTTTGAAAAACAGAAATTCCAGGGTTACTATTGCAAATAATGGTTTAGAGGCTCTGGCGCTTTTGGACAAACAGCAGTTTGATATCATTATTATGGATATTCAGATGCCGGTTATGAATGGATATGAGGTAGCCCGTCGTATACGCCGGATCATGCAATTGAATACACCTATTATTGCCATGACCGCCCATGTGCTTCCCGGAGAAAAAGCAAAATGCCTGAAGGCTGGCATGAATGACTATTTGCCAAAACCTTTCAATGAAGAAGAGCTGATTCTTAAAATAACGCAGTTGGCGCAAGCGCATATAACCCTTAAACAGCAGCATATCAAAGAGAGGGTACGAATGCTTGATTTAACAATGCTGGCCAGGCAAACAAAAAACAAGCGGCCGCTCATGAACGAAATGATAGCTACCCTGAACCGGGAATTACCCGTTTTAATGAAACGGCTTTCGTCTGCTATTGATAAGGATAATAGCGAAAGCATCTATAAGGCAGCCCATAACCTTCGGGGCGCCATTTCTCTTTTTGGTTTACCGCCGCAGGTAAGCAACAATCTGTTATCGTTAGAAAAGAATGCATACGCAAAGAAAAAGAAATCCAATTCAAAGATCCTGTATCAACAAATTGAGCCCCTGCTATTAAAAGCGAAAGATGAAGCAGAACTGCTTTCAGTAAAATCAAAACTACCCATCGTTTAA
- a CDS encoding BspA family leucine-rich repeat surface protein yields MKHYLLALALLISFSASAQNFITRWVFPTASNSITFNGLTAGEVVCRWTTSSNPIGGTLRFSNSNENLPIRIAIPIPAGDTVTLHMEPANLRRFFLNGGYNGANFSELTEVRQWGNVAWQSMEVAFVNCPNFKLLATDVPNLSGVRSMKQMFWFSRNFVPPFNMDLWNVSSVTDMESMFAETGSFNRDLTTWNLSSLTNAAGMFSNSGISCENYSRTIKAWAENPNTPNTVNFSVQRGAVYANTAETFRNALIAKGWSISMDAKAIPGNPCYDMSLPVIFGEVNASLKNGMLQVNWATLTEKNNGHFDIEASADGAEFTKIGEVLPKFPDGNSSVPLQYEFSKKMSSIILSACIGILALSSIGASFSRHKKARFSILLLAGIGLSIISCTKSSLPQENKNSNFYIRIKQVDIDGNFKNSAVVKVVKE; encoded by the coding sequence ATGAAACATTATCTTTTAGCGCTGGCGCTGCTAATCTCCTTTTCCGCAAGCGCACAAAATTTTATTACAAGGTGGGTATTCCCCACTGCCTCCAACAGTATAACCTTTAACGGGCTAACCGCAGGCGAAGTTGTATGCCGGTGGACAACAAGCTCCAATCCCATCGGCGGAACCCTGAGATTCAGCAATAGTAACGAAAATCTTCCCATAAGAATAGCTATACCTATACCCGCAGGCGATACCGTAACATTACATATGGAACCGGCCAACCTGAGACGTTTCTTCCTGAACGGAGGATATAATGGTGCAAACTTCAGTGAACTCACCGAGGTTAGACAATGGGGTAATGTTGCCTGGCAAAGTATGGAAGTAGCGTTTGTCAACTGTCCCAACTTCAAGCTCCTGGCGACCGATGTGCCTAATCTTTCAGGAGTAAGAAGCATGAAACAAATGTTTTGGTTCTCCAGGAATTTCGTCCCTCCTTTCAATATGGATCTATGGAATGTAAGCTCTGTAACAGATATGGAATCCATGTTTGCCGAAACAGGTTCATTTAACCGGGATCTTACCACCTGGAACCTGAGTTCCCTTACCAATGCCGCGGGTATGTTTAGTAACAGCGGTATCAGCTGCGAAAATTATAGCCGTACGATCAAAGCCTGGGCCGAAAATCCCAACACACCCAATACGGTAAATTTTTCCGTCCAGAGAGGAGCTGTTTATGCCAATACCGCGGAAACCTTCCGCAACGCGCTTATTGCCAAAGGGTGGAGTATCAGTATGGACGCGAAAGCTATCCCTGGAAACCCCTGTTATGATATGTCGCTGCCGGTTATTTTTGGCGAAGTAAATGCTTCACTTAAAAACGGTATGCTGCAGGTAAACTGGGCCACATTAACAGAAAAAAATAACGGTCATTTTGATATAGAAGCTTCTGCAGATGGCGCTGAGTTCACCAAAATTGGCGAGGTTTTACCCAAATTCCCGGACGGCAATTCTTCCGTCCCTTTGCAGTATGAGTTTAGTAAAAAAATGAGCAGCATAATTTTATCTGCGTGTATAGGGATATTGGCGCTGTCCAGTATTGGAGCAAGTTTCAGCCGGCATAAAAAAGCCAGGTTCTCAATATTACTCCTGGCAGGAATCGGCTTAAGCATTATCAGCTGTACGAAAAGCAGTCTTCCACAGGAAAATAAAAATAGCAACTTTTATATCCGGATAAAACAGGTAGACATAGATGGGAATTTTAAAAACAGTGCAGTAGTAAAAGTAGTGAAAGAATAG
- a CDS encoding RNA polymerase sigma factor, with amino-acid sequence MSLPKNNTIIAALHNGDRDLFARLYDHYSSAPYRNIYKLLPHTAEAEDILQTVFLTLWEKRALLTHEQSVAGWLFTTSFYLSMAAVKRKRNQYSKQEMFMVHNNGD; translated from the coding sequence ATGAGCCTTCCCAAAAATAATACAATCATAGCTGCCCTGCATAACGGAGACAGAGACCTCTTTGCGAGGCTATACGATCATTACAGTTCGGCCCCGTACCGTAATATTTACAAACTACTTCCTCATACCGCGGAAGCTGAAGATATTTTACAAACAGTTTTTCTAACCCTTTGGGAAAAAAGAGCATTGCTAACCCATGAACAATCTGTTGCAGGATGGCTATTTACTACCAGCTTTTACCTTTCGATGGCTGCTGTGAAACGGAAACGAAACCAATACAGCAAACAGGAAATGTTTATGGTGCATAATAACGGCGATTAA
- a CDS encoding RNA polymerase sigma factor: protein MKNQRLYELLLRIAEHDDEMAFKELYNFFYFDLIAFSRSILNSEQDAEDVVINVFVRLWQNRKTMGSIKNISAYLYTAAKYASINMLKSRKEINNIDIDDLSDTFQYSFANPETELIDRENIKRLGELLNTLPPKSRLVFYLVKDKGLSCKEVSILLNTSIRTVETQLYQTMRKIASWLDRENIRPKRKPGNS, encoded by the coding sequence TTGAAAAATCAACGATTGTACGAATTGTTGCTTCGCATTGCGGAGCATGACGATGAAATGGCTTTTAAGGAGCTGTACAATTTTTTTTATTTTGATCTGATTGCCTTCTCTCGTTCCATACTCAATAGCGAGCAGGATGCAGAAGATGTAGTGATTAATGTGTTTGTTCGCTTGTGGCAAAACCGGAAAACCATGGGGAGTATCAAGAACATTTCAGCCTACCTCTACACCGCTGCTAAATACGCCTCTATTAATATGCTGAAATCAAGAAAGGAAATCAATAATATAGACATCGATGATTTGAGCGATACCTTTCAATATAGCTTTGCCAACCCCGAAACAGAGTTGATCGACCGGGAGAATATCAAGCGCCTCGGGGAATTATTGAATACCCTGCCGCCCAAGTCCCGGTTGGTGTTTTACCTGGTGAAAGACAAGGGGCTTAGTTGTAAGGAAGTAAGCATATTATTAAACACTTCCATCCGAACGGTAGAAACCCAGCTCTACCAGACCATGAGGAAGATTGCTTCCTGGCTGGATCGTGAAAATATCCGCCCGAAAAGAAAACCAGGAAATTCTTAA
- a CDS encoding FecR family protein yields MQQERFIELLTKKLSGEITLSEQMELSRWVEANPGDATLEAQLSELISNDSLPVHSSKQLAKREQNWNRLHQLMEVDPDPIVIIRKPAKIKFMLKWVAAASILLFAIFVTTQRQTGKDKPDLNNNNIVATKKGSKSNLVLPDGSKVWINSDSKISYKDGFGKTHRTLTLTGEAYFDVVKDPDRPFLIHTPELDVKVLGTAFNVRSYPDESNTTTTLVRGSLQVKLNKHEQQVYVLKPDEKLIVDKEPLQLSKEHPGNAEDGIVKLKIIKTDSIPPEAQWTNNALVFENKRLDEIAIILSRWYGVQVIIDSSRKIKAETFTGFYDNESLQNVLESLKIYMGFRYKIENNTVLIEP; encoded by the coding sequence ATGCAACAAGAGCGTTTTATTGAGCTGCTGACTAAAAAGCTTTCCGGGGAAATTACCTTATCGGAACAAATGGAATTGTCCCGTTGGGTAGAAGCCAATCCGGGTGATGCCACGTTAGAAGCTCAATTATCGGAACTGATCAGTAACGATAGCCTGCCGGTGCATTCATCAAAGCAGCTCGCAAAAAGAGAGCAAAACTGGAATAGGCTACATCAACTCATGGAAGTGGATCCGGATCCGATAGTGATTATAAGAAAGCCGGCGAAAATAAAGTTTATGCTAAAATGGGTTGCTGCCGCAAGCATTTTATTATTTGCAATTTTCGTTACTACTCAAAGACAAACAGGAAAGGATAAGCCGGATTTAAACAATAATAATATTGTCGCCACCAAAAAAGGGTCAAAGTCAAACCTGGTGCTACCGGATGGATCAAAAGTGTGGATCAACAGTGATAGTAAGATTTCTTACAAAGATGGTTTCGGCAAAACGCATCGGACACTTACTTTAACGGGAGAGGCCTATTTTGATGTAGTAAAAGACCCGGACAGGCCATTTTTGATCCATACACCAGAGTTGGATGTAAAGGTTTTAGGGACAGCGTTTAATGTGCGCTCTTACCCGGATGAAAGCAATACAACAACGACCCTGGTGAGAGGGTCCTTACAGGTAAAACTCAATAAGCATGAACAACAGGTTTATGTTTTGAAGCCTGACGAAAAGCTTATTGTTGATAAAGAGCCGTTGCAGCTTTCTAAGGAACACCCTGGTAACGCAGAGGATGGCATCGTTAAATTGAAAATTATCAAGACTGATTCTATACCTCCGGAGGCTCAATGGACCAACAATGCATTGGTTTTTGAAAATAAACGCCTGGATGAAATAGCCATAATTCTGTCAAGATGGTATGGAGTTCAGGTTATTATTGATAGCTCCAGGAAAATTAAAGCAGAAACCTTTACCGGTTTTTATGATAATGAAAGCCTTCAAAACGTTTTGGAGTCCCTGAAGATATATATGGGCTTCCGTTATAAAATAGAAAATAATACTGTTTTGATCGAACCTTAA